The Rhizobium sp. WSM4643 genome contains the following window.
AATGACGCTCGCGCCGCAAAGCGCGCGCATGCTGTCGTCGACATAGACCGGCAGCGTGCCGGCCGGATTGAGCGCCAGGAAATCCCGGCGCTTCTCCCATGTCTGCTCGTCGATCAGATCCGCCTGATAGCCGTATTCCGCCAGGATCAGCCGAACGAAGCGAGATGCGGATGACATGGGATGATGATAGAGCGTGGGCATCGATACTCGGGCGTTGTGATTGCTGTTACAGGACTGTGTGGCAGCTCGATTATAGCGCCCTAGTCATGACTCATTGGTTGAAGCTATAGGAGTTTGACCCCGCCAATACAAGCGAATCGGATTTTTCGGGCCATCTGATAATGGCGAAACACGGTCTAACGAACGAATGGAAGCGGCAGTCTGATCGGCCCAAGCGCTCAGGCCCGACCGAACTTTAAACCGGAGACAATGTATGGATTATATAAATGCTGCAATTCTCGGTGTCATAGAGGGGATCACCGAGTTCCTGCCGATCTCGAGCACCGGCCATCTGATCATTGCCGAGCAATGGCTCGGACATCGGTCGGACATGTTCAACATCGTCATTCAGGCGGGCGCCATCCTCGCCGTCACCATCATCTACTGGCGTCGTCTGCTGGATCTGGTGCTTGGCTGGCGCGACCCCGCCAACCGCGATTATGCCGCCAAGCTGATCGTCGCCTTTCTCATCACCGCGATTCTCGGACTGATCGTCAAGAAGCTCGGCTTTGAACTTCCGGAGACCGCAACACCGATCGCCTGGGCGCTCATCATCGGCGGTATCTGGATGATCTTTGCCGAATGGGCCGCCGCCCGCAGGCCGCCTCATAAGGAGATCACCTGGCTTGTCGCCATCCTGGTCGGCATCGCCCAGATCGTTGCCGGCGTCTTCCCGGGAACCTCGCGCTCCGGCGCCACGATCTTCGTCGCGATGCTGGCAGGCACGGGCAACCGCGCTGCGGCGACGGAATTCGCCTTTCTCGTCGGCATACCCACAATGTATGCCGCCAGTGGCTATGAATTGCTGAAGACGTTTAAGGATGGCGGAGCGGCAGGCGAAGACTGGACGGCGCTCGGCATCGCCTTCGTCGTCTCAACGATCGTTGCCTTCATCGCCGTCAAATGGCTGCTTGCTTATATCAGAAGCAACCGGTTTACCCTGTTTGCCATCTACCGCATCATTCTCGGTGTCTTGCTGCTCGGCATGGCCGCGACCGGCTTCATTGCCTGAGACATCCGTCCTTATTGCATTCGCGCAACTCCCGGCGCGAATGCAAATGCCCCGTCGGACCGCACAAACAGGCACCCGATTACCGGCAATGTGCCGATCTCTCAGTTAGTCATTGAGGGGCAGGCGAGACATGACGTTCACTGTCGAGCGCCCTGTTTCAGGCGTTCCGATCGACTGCTTGGTTGGAGCAGGATGCCGGCGCAGGGGCCAGGCTTTTCGTCAATGGATGATCGAAGCCGTCGAGCAAGGATCGACGCCGTAGGCCGGCGAGCAATCGCCCTTCACCGCCGCGACCGAACCGGGCGCAACGAAAGAGCCTGCAAGGATAACCAGCGCCGCACACGCAAACAGGAGCGCGATTGACTTGCCCATCGAGAATTGCCTTTCACAGTGATTGCCGCGCGCGACCGCTGGCGTTGAGTCCGTTGGAAGACGCGCGGGTTTGGTAGTCAGTGGAATGGCAAATAGCAATAAACGTTCCTGCTAAATTTGGCGTTAATTCCACAAAAATTCCGATGCGTCTTTTATGCCACGCCGCTGAATATGCCGAGCACCAGAACACTTCAAACTTGCGCCGGGCTTTGCGGGACACGGCAACGCCAAAAGGCCGCCCGCGGGATCCGCAGACGGCCAAATCTCATCGTCTGGAAAAGATGCTCAGGCGGCCTTGCCGGTGCCGGTATATTGGCCGTGCGGACGATAGTGCACGAGATAGGAGCCGAGCACCGATGCCACCATGGTGGGCGTAATGCCGAGGCCCTTCAGCGTGCGGCCCTCCGCCTCCGCTTCTCTCGAGACGACATTGTCGCGCTTCAGCAGGCGCACCTGATCCGGCGTGATCGGCGGCGTTATGAAGGGGATCAGCGAGGCGATGCTGCCGATCATCGAAGCGATGCCGAAGGGCAGGGATATCAGCCGGTTCTTGCGGCACGTTACCTTCAGCATCGTCTCGAGACATTCGCGGAAGCTGAGCACCTCAGGCCCGCCAAGTTCGTAGACCTTGCCGCCGGCGACCTTGCCGTCGACGGCGCGGGCGACAGCCTCGGCGACGTCCTCGACATAGACAGGCTGGAATTTCGTCTTGCCGCCGCCAACCAGCGGCAGGATTGGCGACATGCGTGCCATCTCGGCGAATTTGTTGAAGAAGCTGTCCTCCGGTCCGAAGACGATCGACGGACGGAAGATTACTGCATCGGGCTTGACCGAGAGGATGGCTGTTTCGGCGCGGCCCTTGGTGCGGCCATAGTCGGAATCGGATTTCGCGTCGGCGCCGATCGCCGAAATATGCGTCAGCGCCGCACCTGCGCCGCGCGCCGCCTCAGCAATCGCACGGCCGCCGAATTCCTGCACGGCGTCGAAAGTGTTGCGGCCGGTTTCGTGCAGAATGCCGACGCAGTTGACGACGTGGCTCGCACCGTCGACGGCGCGGTCGATCGAGCTGCGGTAGCGCAGGTTCGCCTGGACGAAGGAGATCTGGCCGACATTGCCGAGCGGCTGCAGGAAGCCGGCGAGATCTGGACGGCGCACCGCGACGCGGATGCGATAGCCGCGCTTGGCCAGCGCCCGAACCACGTGCCTGCCCACGAAGCCCGACCCTCCGAACACGGTAACGAGCGGCGGCAGGTTGGCAAGGGTCATGGCAGGCTCCTCGAAAGGCTTTGCGGGATGCTGAATTGGCTCTCGTCTTAGACGAATCCCGGCGCGACGGGAAGGCCCATCACGCCGTCAGTTTTTTGGCGCATGCGAAGGCGCTCAGACGCCTTCGACGACGACCATTTCCGCATCCGCGACTTCCTGGCGGATTTTGGCGGCGATCTGGTATTCCGGCGAATTGTAGCAGTCGACCGCATGCTGCATCGAGGGGAATTCGATCACCACGTTGCGGGCGCGAGCCTTGCCCTCGAGTTCGGTGAAGGCGCCGCCGCGCGCCAGGAAATTCGCCCCATATTTTTCGAAGGCCGGCTTGGCCGCCGCCACGTAATCCTTGTAGCGCTCGGTATCGCGAACGTCGACGCGGGCGATCCAGTATCCTTTGGCCATGGTCTTCTCCCTTTTGTCCCTGGTTAGCGGTTTGCCGGCCAGAGTGCGCTCACCATCTCGCTGAGGATCGCGCGGGCGGCATCCCGGGGATCCGGCGCCTTGACGACAGGCCGGCCGACGACGAGATGCGTCGCTCCCGCCTTCAGCGCGTCGAAAGGCGTCATCACCCGCTTCTGGTCGCCCCTGTCGCTGCCATCAGGGCGAATGCCGGGGGTGACGATCGCCAGGTCGGGTCCGACGATTTCGCGCACTGCTGTCGCTTCCTCCGCCGAGCAGACGATACCGCCCATGCCGGCTGCGCGCGCCTGTTCGGCGCGGCGTAGCACCAGGCTGTGCGGATCTTGGCTGTAGCCGGCCTCGGCAAGGTCATCGGCATCCATCGAGGTCAGCACGGTGACGCCGAGCAGACAGAGGCCGGAGCCGGCCGCGGCCTCGACCGCCGCCTTCATGGCTTTCGGATAGGCATGCAGCGTCAGCATCGACATGCCCATCTTGGCGATGTTCTCGACGCCGGAGGCAACGGTGTTGTCGATATCGAGCAGCTTCATGTCGAGAAAGATCTTCTTGCCGCTTGCGGCAAGGTCGCGGGCGAATTCCAGGCCGCCGGCAAAGACCAGCTGATAGCCGATCTTGTAGAAGAGAATGTCGTCGCCGAGCGTGGAAACCAGTCTTTCCGCCTCGCCGATCGTTGGAACATCCAGGCCGACGATCAACCGCTCGCGTGCGTCCATCTGAAGTCACCCTTGCCAGTCTTCGATGGGTGTCCAGTCGCATGATAAGCGGCGATCCGCAAGGCCGAAAGCATAGAGATTGCCGCCGCCGCCGGGCTGGTCGCGGTCACGGCCGATCGGCCTGCCCGCCAGGTGGCATTTGAGCAGCGTGCCGACGCCGCCATGGCCGACAAAGGCGATCGGCGCCGTCGCATCATGCGTGGCAAGAACGACATTAACGGCCTCGACGATGCGGGTCTGCGCATCGACGGCGCGCTCCCAACCCTTGAAGCTCTGCTCCGGATGGGCGAAGAACCAGTTGGCGGCTTCTTCGAATTGCGGCGGCGGCAGGAAGCCGGTGGCGGAGCGGTCGTTCTCGTGCATGCCGTGCACGACCTCGACGGGCACGCCGGAAGCTTCCGCCAGTATTTCGGCCGTCTCGATCGCCTTCGTCTCGTCGCTGGAGACGATGCGCCGCAATTGCCTGGCCCAGCCGCTTTCGGCCGCCTTGCGCGCGCGCGCGGCGCCCACATCGGAAAGCCCCCATTTCGGCACGGGCACGTTGGCGTCGATCCTGACTTGCGGATGAGTGATATAGATCCCGAACATCTCAACCGCGCTTATAGATCCAGAGCTGCGCCGGCGGAATGTTGCGCATGACGAAGTCGAAATGCTGGATATGGTAGCGGTCGGGATTGGCGGCGATCGGCGAGATCGCGCCGTAGGAAATCTGCACCATTGGCCGGCCGGCCGGCAGTCGATCGAGCAGGCTTTCGAGCAGCGAGATGCGCTTCGCCATTGGGAAATTCAGAAGCGGAATGCCCGAGACGACCGAATCGAAGGTGAGACCGCTGAAAGTGCCAAGAGTGGTCTGAAGATCGAAAGCGTCGCCGTTGATGAAGTGCACGCCGGGATAGGTCCGCTGCAGATGTTTATGAAAATCCGTCGAATATTCGATCGCCACGAGATTTTCCGGCCGGACGCCGCGGCCGAGGATGGCCTTGGTGATGGCGCCCGTGCCCGGTCCCAATTCGAGCACCGGCAGCCCGGAATGGATATCGACGACGCTTGCCATGCGCTTCGCCGTGATCGAGGAGGTCGGCACGATCGAGCCCACCGTCTTCGGCCCCTGCATCATGCCCCGGAAGAAGCGGATCTCGTCGTCGAACCTCTTGCCCAGCCGTTCCTTCACCTTGACCCGTAAGCTCATTCTCCACCCATCCGCATGTTGATCGAATGCCTTAATATGCCGCTTGTCGCTTAAGGGACAAGGATTTTCGCAACAAGGATATCGACATCAACAGCTCATGCGGCTTTCGGCGCCGAACCCGGCATGAGATCGCCGAGCCTTTCGCTCAGATGATCGGCGTCGACGGGGGCGCGCAGCTTCACGTCGGTATTGTCGAAATAGAGATAGACGTCGCGGCCCTTGTTGCGCGCCGGTACGGGCGCCAGCACCCGCGTCGCATTCTCCGGTTCCCCGCCCGTGGCCCAGGCGCGGATGCGTTGTGCCCACATGTCCAGCGCCTCGTCCTCGTAGCCGCTGACATAGAGCTTTTCCGAGCCATGCAGGCGGCAATAGACGAAATCGGCGGTGATATCCATCAGTAGCGGCCATTGCACCGTATCGGCGCAGACGAGGGCGACCTTGTGGCGCCTGAGCATCTCGATAAAAGCGGGTGCGCGGAAGCTTTCGTGGCGAATCTCCAGCGCATGGCGGATCGGCTGATGTCCGTCGCATGTAAGCCAGGCTGGTGCCTTGATATGCCAGTCGTGCCGTTTCGCCAGCGCGATCGCCGCGTCGCGGGTGTGCGGCAGCAGCGACAAAAAACTTTCGAACAGGGATGGGTCGAAGACCATGTTCGGCGGGAATTGCCAGAGGATCGGCCCGAGCTTGGGGCCGAGCCGCAAAACGCCGGAGGCGAGGAAATTGGCGAGCGCCGTCTGGATATCCTGCAGCCGCAGCATATGGGTGATGAAGCGCGGTCCTTTGATCGCGAAGACGAAATCATCCGGCGTTTCCTCGCGCCAGCGGCCGAAGCTTTCGGGCCGCTGCAATCCATAGAAAGTGCCGTTGATCTCGATCGACCGGAAGTGCCGGGCGGCGTAGGAAAGTTCCTGCTTCTGCGGCAGGTCCTTCGGGTAGAATTGACCGCGCCAGGGCGCATAGGTCCAGCCGGATACGCCGATGCGCACCGTTGCCGTCTTTTTGGTCATGGGATCCTCCATTTTGACAGGAGGAAAAACGGCAATGGGCGGCCTTCGTTCCGGTCAGACGCGCATCGGCATCAGCACGTAGAGCGCATCGTCGCCCGCCGTGTCGCGGATCAGCGTCGGGGAGCCGGCATCGGCAAGCAGGAAGATCGCTTCCTCGCCGGAAAGCTGGGCGGTGATGTCGAGCAGGTATTTGGCGTTAAAGCCGATTTCCATCGCATCCGTGTCGTAGCCGACGGCAACTTCCTCCGTCGCGCTGCCGGAATCCGGATTGTTGACGGTCAGCATCAGCTGCCCCTCGGAAAGCGCCAGCTTGACGGCGCGGCCGCGCTCGGAGGAGATGGTGGAGACGCGGTCGACGGCCTGGGCGAAACTCGTGCAGTCGACGCGCATTTCCTTGTCGTTGCCGGTGGGGATGACGCGCTGATAGTCCGGGAAGGTGCCGTCGATCAGTTTCGAGGTCATGACGATCGAGCCGATCGTCAGGCGGATCTTGGCGTCGGAGACCTCGACGGTCACCGTCACCTCGGGATTATCGACCAGCTTCTGCAGTTCGCCGACCGTCTTGCGGGGAATGATGATGCCGGGCATGCCCTCGGAGCCGGAGGGCGCATCGACATCGGCGCGCGCCAGCCTGTGGCCGTCGGTCGCAACCGCCCTGAGTTTCAGCTGGCCGTTACTCTCGATCGTGTGGAAGAAGATGCCGTTCAGATAATAACGGGTCTCTTCCGTCGAGATCGCAAACTGGGTGCGGTCGATCAGCATCTTCAGATCGGTCGCCTTCAGCTTGAAGGAATGCGTGAAGGTGCCGGCTGTGAGATCCGGAAAGTCCGATTCCGGCAGGCACTGCAGCGAGAATTTCGAGCGGCCGGATTGCACGGTCATTGAGCCGCCATCGGTGCTGGTGGCAAGCAGCACTTCCGAGCCGTCGGAGAGCTTGCGCACGATATCGTAGAGAAGATGGGCGGGAACGGTGGTGGCGCCGGGCTGCTCGACGCTTGCCGGGGTCGCCTCGGTGATTTCGAGGTCGAGGTCGGTCGCCTTCATGTCGAGCTTCTGGCCGTCGGCCTTGAGCAATACGTTGGACAGGATCGGGATCGTGTTGCGACGTTCGACCACGCGGTGGACGTGGTTCAGCGATTTCAACAGGTTTGACCGCTCAATAGTAATACGCATGGGATGCTACCGCTTTCGACCGTGACTGTCCGGGCGCGTCGAGCACCCGAAGAATGCTGTCCCGGCCTGAAGCCGGGGGAGTGGACGGGCAAAATGGCAGACTTCAGCATTGCTTTGCAAGAGGCATGGACGCCGGCGCCCCTGCATTTGCGGTTTTCCAGAGCGATGCTCACAGAAATCCGAACCCTTGCCGAAGCGGTGCGGCTCGCCCATAAGGGTTCGATGCCGACGACGCGCCGGCTGGACGAAAGCAAATGGCATGACTGAGGAAACCACAGCGGACGCCGCCAGCCGGCGAAGCTTCCGCCTGCACAATATGGCG
Protein-coding sequences here:
- a CDS encoding undecaprenyl-diphosphate phosphatase, which gives rise to MDYINAAILGVIEGITEFLPISSTGHLIIAEQWLGHRSDMFNIVIQAGAILAVTIIYWRRLLDLVLGWRDPANRDYAAKLIVAFLITAILGLIVKKLGFELPETATPIAWALIIGGIWMIFAEWAAARRPPHKEITWLVAILVGIAQIVAGVFPGTSRSGATIFVAMLAGTGNRAAATEFAFLVGIPTMYAASGYELLKTFKDGGAAGEDWTALGIAFVVSTIVAFIAVKWLLAYIRSNRFTLFAIYRIILGVLLLGMAATGFIA
- a CDS encoding complex I NDUFA9 subunit family protein, coding for MTLANLPPLVTVFGGSGFVGRHVVRALAKRGYRIRVAVRRPDLAGFLQPLGNVGQISFVQANLRYRSSIDRAVDGASHVVNCVGILHETGRNTFDAVQEFGGRAIAEAARGAGAALTHISAIGADAKSDSDYGRTKGRAETAILSVKPDAVIFRPSIVFGPEDSFFNKFAEMARMSPILPLVGGGKTKFQPVYVEDVAEAVARAVDGKVAGGKVYELGGPEVLSFRECLETMLKVTCRKNRLISLPFGIASMIGSIASLIPFITPPITPDQVRLLKRDNVVSREAEAEGRTLKGLGITPTMVASVLGSYLVHYRPHGQYTGTGKAA
- a CDS encoding DUF1330 domain-containing protein; the encoded protein is MAKGYWIARVDVRDTERYKDYVAAAKPAFEKYGANFLARGGAFTELEGKARARNVVIEFPSMQHAVDCYNSPEYQIAAKIRQEVADAEMVVVEGV
- the pyrF gene encoding orotidine-5'-phosphate decarboxylase yields the protein MDARERLIVGLDVPTIGEAERLVSTLGDDILFYKIGYQLVFAGGLEFARDLAASGKKIFLDMKLLDIDNTVASGVENIAKMGMSMLTLHAYPKAMKAAVEAAAGSGLCLLGVTVLTSMDADDLAEAGYSQDPHSLVLRRAEQARAAGMGGIVCSAEEATAVREIVGPDLAIVTPGIRPDGSDRGDQKRVMTPFDALKAGATHLVVGRPVVKAPDPRDAARAILSEMVSALWPANR
- a CDS encoding histidine phosphatase family protein; the protein is MFGIYITHPQVRIDANVPVPKWGLSDVGAARARKAAESGWARQLRRIVSSDETKAIETAEILAEASGVPVEVVHGMHENDRSATGFLPPPQFEEAANWFFAHPEQSFKGWERAVDAQTRIVEAVNVVLATHDATAPIAFVGHGGVGTLLKCHLAGRPIGRDRDQPGGGGNLYAFGLADRRLSCDWTPIEDWQG
- the pmtA gene encoding phospholipid N-methyltransferase PmtA translates to MSLRVKVKERLGKRFDDEIRFFRGMMQGPKTVGSIVPTSSITAKRMASVVDIHSGLPVLELGPGTGAITKAILGRGVRPENLVAIEYSTDFHKHLQRTYPGVHFINGDAFDLQTTLGTFSGLTFDSVVSGIPLLNFPMAKRISLLESLLDRLPAGRPMVQISYGAISPIAANPDRYHIQHFDFVMRNIPPAQLWIYKRG
- a CDS encoding DUF72 domain-containing protein produces the protein MTKKTATVRIGVSGWTYAPWRGQFYPKDLPQKQELSYAARHFRSIEINGTFYGLQRPESFGRWREETPDDFVFAIKGPRFITHMLRLQDIQTALANFLASGVLRLGPKLGPILWQFPPNMVFDPSLFESFLSLLPHTRDAAIALAKRHDWHIKAPAWLTCDGHQPIRHALEIRHESFRAPAFIEMLRRHKVALVCADTVQWPLLMDITADFVYCRLHGSEKLYVSGYEDEALDMWAQRIRAWATGGEPENATRVLAPVPARNKGRDVYLYFDNTDVKLRAPVDADHLSERLGDLMPGSAPKAA
- the dnaN gene encoding DNA polymerase III subunit beta, whose translation is MRITIERSNLLKSLNHVHRVVERRNTIPILSNVLLKADGQKLDMKATDLDLEITEATPASVEQPGATTVPAHLLYDIVRKLSDGSEVLLATSTDGGSMTVQSGRSKFSLQCLPESDFPDLTAGTFTHSFKLKATDLKMLIDRTQFAISTEETRYYLNGIFFHTIESNGQLKLRAVATDGHRLARADVDAPSGSEGMPGIIIPRKTVGELQKLVDNPEVTVTVEVSDAKIRLTIGSIVMTSKLIDGTFPDYQRVIPTGNDKEMRVDCTSFAQAVDRVSTISSERGRAVKLALSEGQLMLTVNNPDSGSATEEVAVGYDTDAMEIGFNAKYLLDITAQLSGEEAIFLLADAGSPTLIRDTAGDDALYVLMPMRV